Within the Leishmania donovani BPK282A1 complete genome, chromosome 13 genome, the region CTCAAAACGTCGTCGTGCGGCGTTCACGTTGAGGCGATGCAGCTCCACGTTCACTTTCGGGTCTACCGACACGACCAGCACGTGCGTGCACTCCGTAAACGGGCACAAGAGCGCCGTGAACGTCTCTGTAGCGATGCTCAGTCCGCCAAGACTGGTCGTGTTGTTCATGCAGCTCAGCTTGAAGTGCTTCACCGTCTCGCTCACCTCTGTCGTGCGCAGCTCCCCGTCGCCCTGCAGAAACAGCGCCTTGGAGCCATCGTCGGTGGCCTTGCGGTTGATGTGTGTCAGGCATAGAAAGGTGCTCCGCTCGTACAAcgccacctcggcggcgtcgcacgCCATCGCGATGCCGCGCATCGTCTCCACCAGCACGTCGCGGTGCGGCACTAGCGAGCGCACCACCGAGCTGTAGGCCAGGTAAAGCGAATCCGACCAAATGCTGGTGCCGAAGAACTCGATGTCCATGCCGTCGCCAGAGTCGATGCAGTTCAGAATCTCTTGCTTGCGTGCCTGGAAAATCTCTTCGCGGACGTCCTTGTGGATGAGGTCGATCTTGTGCAGGAGCACGAACACCTTTGCCTTGGGGCTGTATTGGCGAATAAAACGCATTGCCTCGCGGAAGTACTCCAGCATCTCCGGCAGCTTCCAATCcgtcgtggcgctgctgccctcgccaccAACGCCACCAGGGCCGCCGATCCCGCCGTGGCTGTCACGGCACATGCTGTTGATATCAAACACAAAGAGCATGACGCCGACGTAGCGGAAGATGTACTCCTTCTGGCGATTCAAGTACTCCGTGACGTAGCGGTGCTGGCCGCCGCAGTCCCACAGGTTCAAAAAGAGGTTGCGCAATATGTGCACCTGGCTCTGATCGAGCGAGATGGTGATGCCGAGTCGCAGCGCGTCGCGAGGGAGGTAGTTATCGAAAATGATGCTGCGCATGCACGTCTTTCCGGCTCCGCCAGGCCCCATAAGGAGCAGCTTCTGCATCTGCTTCTGATCCATATCtgcgtgcgcacatgcgTAGCGCGGAAGAATCAtgcgtggtgctgctcagCAACCAAAAGGGGCATCCGCGCGTGGCGACGTCTCCTCGGGTTTCCGATGAGGGAGGACAGGCGATCCACAACTCGAGAggcgaaggaaaagggaagggagggagggagggtggatggaggaggaggtcaaaacaaaaaaaaatcaaaTAATACATATAACGGCACCAGAAGCCGTGGAGAGCGGCGTGTGCACGAGGTGCTGtgccgcgcctgcgcagtTACCTTTGGGGTTGCGTACGGCAGTGCACGTCTTAAACGATGGATGGGCGTCGGAGAATGGGCAGGTGAGAGGAAAACGATAAAAGAGAACGGGCGGATGGGTATACGGCGCTTAGGGGcaggcggaggggggaggggtggagaggcCGTTAGCGAGGGGCGCGCAGAGGAGGTTCGCACGCGGTCTGCGattccctcctttttttccaTATCATCTAGTctcatcgctgccgctgagcaCGACAGCGCGCAACCCTCGCGCAGCAAATGCGCATACCGCAGCAAAAGGAGAGGTGACAGGGAAGACGAGGCATGTGATTTggtgcgagagaggcagacacCGGGAACACCATTGGACGCCATGCTGTCCAACGAGCTCACCATTACTCTTCATCCACGgcactccccctcctccacaaccGCCGCAACCCGCTTGCTCGGGGGAAGTACAGAGAACTCGGATTTAtggccgctccgcctcctcgttcCTGCTTCTGCTTTCCGTgttgctttcctttcttctctccctaCTGCCttcgcccccttccctcaaCACAATCCGCATTCATTTTTGCTTCCTGTGcctgcttgtgtgcgtgtgtgcaccaTGCAGACAACAACTCTCTCGGAGACACGAAAAGAGAGCGCCACACGAGGTAGGCAATGATCGAAGCGGGTGGACGACGGAAGGCGAACGACATCACCGCAGCGCGCGAAACGgcacggaaaaaaaagcaaccAGCCAACCCTTAAGGAAACTGATTCAGCTGCCAAAACACCAGCTCCGCTaccaccccccccccacacacacacccgtggcacgcacgcacgcgcatggcACCACGCGGCGAGCAAGGGGAGATGAAAGAGCAGAGGACGATAGGGGTTAGGCaacagcacagcacacacacagacaggtGCGCAANNNNNNNNNNNNNNNNNNNNNNNNNNNNNNNNNNNNNNNNNNNNNNNNNNNNNNNNNNNNNNNNNNNNNNNNNNNNNNNNNNNNNNNNNNNNNNNNNNNGCAGAGGACGATAGGGGTTAGGCaacagcacagcacacacacagacaggtgcgcaaacacacacacgtgcatacacacggaggagggagaggtgggcATGTGGAAGTGCATGCATGTCCGCAGGAACGGGTGCACTTGCGTGTCCGTTTAGCAAAAGGAGAAGGTAAGGGGAAGAGAGTGCGAGCGAGCTCGAATTAGTCATCAGCATTCACTTTCCAAGTAACGCCTTCACCGTCATATATAGCTAGATGGGCAGCGGAGGGAAacgagagacacgcacgcacgtggcaacgatgagagagagggagaggggagaggtggTCATGAGAGGCCGAGAGAGCGGAGCCACCTCGACCACGAACAACGCACGAGACAAACCACAAAAGAGGGGGCGTGCTTgaggcgacgcgcacgcgcacacacttACTCACACGTAAAACACAGACGCATGCGCGCtaagaaagaaaaggagacaAGTCCTGCGCATGCGTgtcaccacctccacctAAACGGCTCTcgcttacacacacacacactgcagAGTTGAGGGcaaaagacaaaaaaagggaaaaccGCAACACGCATCATCACAGAGTCTCCAGAACACCGAGCTCTCTTAAGCAGTGAGGCCGTTGTATAACGGTAACGGCAATGGGCACACGAGCACAGGTTGCCTTTTCTGCCAACGCGTGTGCATTCGTTCTCGGCCATACAGCACCGGCCACACGCCACActgcacccccaccccacacatccgcgccgtgcgcagaggcagcagcagacacacgccggcacagcagtgcgccgactcagtcagctgagcacggccgccgcctcacacTCTACGCAGACCCTCtctgccggtcgccacctgctgcgccccTCGGGGGTGTCCCAGGGCCCccatccacccaccccccacacacacaccagtaggcagtgaGCGTCGGGNNNNNNNNNNNNNNNNNNNNNNNNNNNNNNNNNNNNNNNNNNNNNNNNNNNNNNNNNNNNNNNNNNNNNNNNNNNNNNNNNNNNNNNNNNNNNNNNNNNCGACTCAGTCAGctgagcacggccgccgcctcacacTCTACGCAGACCCTCtctgccggtcgccacctgctgcgccccTCGGGGGTGTCCCAGGGCCCccatccacccaccccccacacacacaccagtaggcagtgaGCGTCGGGCgggatgcgttcgagtcacgcggaggcttcgcccatcacatggatgacacaagcgtgtgcgctgtcgcaggtcgctctgGCCTCTCTGCGTCGTGGGCACGGGAACCCCCGTCACCACCCGAAGTGGTTCGGCAGGGGCAGGGGGAtagaggggggggagagagacggctgCTTTGGCTTcccacccacgcccacacacacgcagagtaGGGTCCCCGGACCCTGTGATACTACGCTGAAGTGGGCAGCGGAGATGTGCGGTTAGTGGAGAGCAGCGGTCGGGTCGGCGGCGAGAGGGCGAGTAAGAGCACAAAAGGGTTCTTTACATGCCcccacagacacgcgcagaAACGGACCAGCCCAAAACGCGCATTCACAGCCTCATGCGTGGAGCATGATTTGGTGCACATCACCGCCTTTGAAGGGTATACGTACGATCatgcgtgtatgcgcgtCTTCCCGAGCACCTTCGGGTCTGTGGGTTTGTCGgagacagaggagagagtggTGAGAGAACGGGAGAGCAGAGCGACCATACATGAAATACATCGATAGATGCACTGTTCTCGTTGCACGCGAGAGAACAGCGAAGAGGATCGGGGAGTGCTTTCGCTGGTGTGCGGAAATGGAAGGGAAGCAAGGAAGGAGTCATAACAAGTAGAAGTGGGCACGCCGAGTGTTTTCCTTGTGCCTGTCttttgttgctgctcttgtcCTTGATCGAAGGGCagaagaaagggaagggCACAGCGTGGGAGAGCAGCGACCATGCATacatgcacgcgtgtgcacacgGACCGGTGTTCACAACCATGTTGCTTTCATTGTCGTCGTACGAGAAACGTAAAGCAGGTGAGCGGTACGGAGCCCACAAAGCATGCTGCAGAAGACAACGAGGAATcgaaagaagggggaggggcgcacgCCCGGGCACGTAGGCGTCGCCGGTAAGCCTTTTTTGTATTCGCAACACcgaccaccactaccacgTCCTAGTagaagaaagaggagtgTGGAAAGCACGAGTCCAGATACGGACAGTCCCTCTCATCGCAGCTGTCGTACTGCTCAAAGGACGGCTTGTTCGCCTCTCCTGACACTACCATGACGGCACCACGGTTATTGTTGATGCCGCAGTAATTCGGTGCGGAAAAGACTGTCACGACGCGGTCGTTGTGCGTCCAGAAGTACCCGTCCAtcgccacctggtgcgcGCGGCAAACGAAGTTGAGCTTGTTTCTGCTGCAGAAGTCGCTCGACGCAGCAGGGCCAAAGTCCCA harbors:
- a CDS encoding ras-like small GTPases, putative, whose amino-acid sequence is MILPRYACAHADMDQKQMQKLLLMGPGGAGKTCMRSIIFDNYLPRDALRLGITISLDQSQVHILRNLFLNLWDCGGQHRYVTEYLNRQKEYIFRYVGVMLFVFDINSMCRDSHGGIGGPGGVGGEGSSATTDWKLPEMLEYFREAMRFIRQYSPKAKVFVLLHKIDLIHKDVREEIFQARKQEILNCIDSGDGMDIEFFGTSIWSDSLYLAYSSVVRSLVPHRDVLVETMRGIAMACDAAEVALYERSTFLCLTHINRKATDDGSKALFLQGDGELRTTEVSETVKHFKLSCMNNTTSLGGLSIATETFTALLCPFTECTHVLVVSVDPKVNVELHRLNVNAARRRFEQFLDSDEPTACAMREVL